The following are encoded in a window of Paenibacillus polymyxa genomic DNA:
- a CDS encoding phage tail protein has product MAEQVLTVTTAYAREQVARARAEGGTLTKVVKMAFGSGGVDQAGKPLPLDGTEQVLKKELVQKEITSFEFIAPATIRYTCSLAENELAGETINELALVDSAGKLTAIRTMSNKIKDSDMEFVFEIEDIY; this is encoded by the coding sequence ATGGCAGAACAAGTTTTGACAGTCACGACTGCATATGCAAGGGAACAAGTGGCTCGTGCCCGCGCTGAGGGAGGAACGCTGACAAAAGTAGTAAAAATGGCGTTTGGTAGCGGAGGTGTGGATCAAGCAGGGAAGCCACTGCCTTTGGATGGAACAGAACAGGTGTTGAAAAAGGAACTGGTTCAAAAGGAAATTACGAGCTTTGAATTTATTGCGCCTGCAACAATTCGATATACTTGCTCACTGGCAGAAAATGAATTGGCGGGTGAGACGATTAATGAGCTGGCTTTGGTAGATTCAGCGGGGAAGCTGACGGCTATCCGTACAATGAGCAATAAGATCAAGGATAGTGATATGGAATTTGTTTTTGAAATTGAAGACATCTATTAA
- a CDS encoding phage tail protein: MSIQQPRRFVTTDQGHADVLNGPIDTLYANDLELAAQVENIKKDPAGNGVASKEALDNHASNTEIHVTAAKQAVWSATEGNAKKYTDQYAAPKQHSHPASDLPSASTQARGIVQLNTSTGSTATDQAATPSAVKAIGDELRQLINSVKETGSVKSIQRFSISSNVPDGIVNIAPVNVGKAMLNLITYGDDDSHMASIISPTQVKFTHARGGDYYIFASFEVIEFN, encoded by the coding sequence ATGAGCATACAACAGCCACGCAGATTTGTTACTACCGACCAGGGACATGCAGACGTCCTGAATGGACCGATTGATACCCTTTATGCTAACGATCTGGAATTGGCCGCACAGGTTGAAAATATCAAAAAGGACCCGGCTGGGAACGGTGTTGCTTCCAAGGAAGCGTTAGACAACCATGCCAGCAACACAGAGATCCATGTTACGGCAGCCAAGCAAGCGGTATGGAGTGCAACAGAGGGGAATGCCAAGAAGTATACAGATCAGTACGCTGCTCCCAAGCAGCATAGTCACCCAGCATCGGATTTGCCTTCTGCATCCACACAGGCTAGGGGGATTGTGCAACTTAATACATCTACCGGGAGCACAGCTACAGATCAGGCAGCTACTCCCAGTGCGGTAAAGGCAATAGGTGATGAATTAAGACAACTTATTAATAGTGTAAAGGAGACTGGTTCTGTGAAAAGCATACAAAGATTTAGTATTTCCAGTAATGTGCCTGACGGTATTGTAAATATTGCACCTGTCAATGTCGGAAAAGCAATGTTGAACTTAATAACTTACGGAGATGATGATAGCCATATGGCCAGCATTATAAGCCCAACGCAAGTCAAATTCACTCATGCAAGAGGCGGAGATTATTATATTTTTGCAAGTTTTGAAGTCATAGAATTTAATTAA
- a CDS encoding CD1375 family protein, which yields MDNKIKKAFAVTFVQLILSGRRSIEDVPVVLQDMVKANLDLAKNQQV from the coding sequence TTGGATAATAAAATTAAAAAAGCGTTCGCAGTAACTTTCGTACAACTTATTTTATCTGGTCGTCGTTCAATAGAAGATGTACCAGTAGTGCTCCAAGACATGGTTAAGGCGAATTTGGATTTAGCCAAAAATCAACAAGTATAA
- a CDS encoding phage holin family protein has protein sequence MHEKIDQIWLGFSTGTLIGYFFGGWTTMLTLLWWMVVIDFFTGWAAAWINGELKSRQGYYGIFRKVTVFLLITVAHLIDGILGDAHYFRDAVVFFYLANELLSIIENVGRMGVPMPDILRNAVAIFESKSSGEKIKPTDPSDKENKAS, from the coding sequence ATGCATGAAAAGATCGATCAGATTTGGCTGGGGTTTTCCACGGGGACCTTGATTGGTTATTTTTTTGGGGGGTGGACCACAATGTTGACGTTGCTGTGGTGGATGGTCGTGATCGACTTTTTCACCGGCTGGGCAGCGGCCTGGATTAATGGGGAGCTAAAAAGCCGCCAGGGGTATTACGGTATTTTTCGCAAGGTTACCGTGTTTTTGCTCATTACGGTAGCTCATCTAATCGACGGTATTCTCGGGGATGCACATTACTTCCGGGATGCCGTCGTTTTCTTTTATTTAGCGAACGAGCTGTTGTCCATTATTGAAAATGTGGGCAGAATGGGAGTGCCGATGCCGGATATTTTGCGGAATGCGGTAGCTATTTTTGAGTCCAAGTCGAGTGGAGAAAAAATAAAGCCAACCGACCCTTCCGACAAAGAAAATAAAGCTTCATAA
- a CDS encoding glycoside hydrolase family 25 protein — protein sequence MQNRSPNAAEGIDVSRYQGTIDWKRVRADGKSFAFIKASQGQRYVDPTFITNAKGIKAAGILLGAYHFVDATTVNAAKAEARHFAEVLDQVGGAKALDLPAVMDYENNPGGLSSAAIHEVALAFLTEFERVSGRKPMVYTGNAFAAHFKASLDSYKLWIARYSTRVPGDTTAWKNWDFWQYSDSGRVDGIQGPVDLNVYAGTEAELRQAFAGEEGDEPMTAEEKAAFKALQQQVAALENSKDVLKQTLNEQSAYIKKVDQRVAELEGRQAIPVPTWAKEAMAAAVAFNPASPIVDAKLPSSYDFYRLLVVLNRLGVFKKNK from the coding sequence ATGCAGAATCGCAGCCCTAACGCTGCCGAAGGCATTGACGTGTCCCGATATCAGGGAACAATTGATTGGAAGCGTGTACGAGCCGATGGTAAATCGTTTGCATTTATTAAAGCGAGTCAAGGACAGCGTTACGTCGATCCGACATTTATCACGAATGCAAAAGGGATCAAGGCAGCCGGGATTCTGCTGGGAGCTTACCATTTTGTAGATGCAACCACTGTAAATGCAGCAAAAGCGGAAGCCAGGCATTTCGCCGAGGTGCTGGATCAGGTGGGTGGTGCGAAAGCGCTGGACTTGCCAGCGGTCATGGATTACGAAAATAATCCGGGAGGGCTTAGCTCGGCCGCGATTCATGAGGTTGCGTTGGCATTTTTAACAGAATTTGAACGGGTAAGCGGCCGTAAGCCGATGGTATATACAGGGAATGCTTTTGCCGCCCATTTCAAAGCGTCATTGGATAGTTATAAGCTGTGGATTGCACGTTATAGTACACGGGTGCCCGGCGACACCACAGCATGGAAGAACTGGGACTTTTGGCAATACAGCGATAGTGGACGGGTTGATGGAATTCAAGGGCCGGTTGACCTGAATGTATACGCCGGAACAGAGGCCGAGCTACGCCAAGCATTTGCAGGAGAAGAGGGGGATGAGCCAATGACAGCAGAGGAAAAAGCGGCATTTAAGGCCCTGCAGCAACAGGTCGCCGCTCTTGAAAACAGCAAAGATGTGCTCAAGCAGACGTTGAATGAACAAAGCGCTTATATTAAAAAGGTGGATCAGCGGGTAGCTGAATTGGAGGGACGTCAGGCTATTCCTGTACCGACCTGGGCGAAGGAAGCGATGGCTGCCGCTGTTGCATTTAATCCGGCAAGCCCGATTGTGGATGCGAAACTGCCAAGCAGTTATGATTTTTATCGCTTACTGGTCGTACTGAACCGTCTGGGTGTGTTTAAAAAAAATAAATGA
- a CDS encoding ABC transporter substrate-binding protein, producing the protein MSKKYAKHKIWTVLLVLALGAVLALSGCGGSGEGAKPEAGKTPSGAGEGVQDTLIYGRGGDSVALDPAIVTESESLKIGMQVFDTLLEYKENTTEIQPGLAESWEVSPDGLVYTFKLRQGVKFHDGSDFNAEAVVFNFDRWADPKSPYKFEGDSFDYYDSMFGPEGSRVIKEVKAVDANSVQFTLNKPQAPFLQNIAMPSFSISSPKAIQEKKADFKSNPVGTGPFVFKEWKRNDTITLEKNPNYWKEGQPKLAKIIVRSIPDNTARFNALQNGEIDLMEDLNPDDAKQLDGNSDLVKIERPSFNVAYIGFNLKKKTFNNPKVRQALNHAVNKQAIIDALFAGQAKPAVNPMPPTLWGYNDSIQDYAYDLDKAKSLLAEAGFPNGLPEPLTFYAMPVSRPYMPDGKKVAEAIQADFEKIGVKVNIQSPEWATYLDDLKAGKKDDLYMLGWNGDNGDPDNFLYTLLDKDTIPGNNRSFYVNEELHKILVKAQVEVDQDKRAEMYKEAQVIIKQDAPWIPLVHSTPLMAGKANLKGFVPSPAGIEAYGNIYFE; encoded by the coding sequence ATGAGCAAAAAGTATGCGAAACACAAAATCTGGACCGTTCTGCTGGTGCTTGCGCTAGGAGCTGTTTTGGCGCTTTCCGGTTGTGGGGGATCAGGTGAAGGAGCAAAGCCAGAGGCAGGGAAAACACCAAGCGGAGCAGGAGAGGGCGTGCAGGACACGCTCATTTATGGACGCGGTGGAGATTCCGTGGCGCTAGATCCTGCTATTGTGACTGAAAGCGAGTCGCTAAAAATCGGAATGCAAGTGTTCGACACACTGCTGGAATATAAGGAAAATACAACGGAGATCCAACCGGGGCTTGCAGAGAGCTGGGAAGTATCACCGGATGGACTGGTCTATACGTTCAAGCTGCGTCAGGGTGTGAAATTCCATGATGGAAGTGACTTTAACGCAGAAGCGGTTGTGTTTAACTTTGACCGCTGGGCTGATCCGAAAAGTCCATACAAATTTGAAGGTGACTCGTTTGACTATTATGATTCTATGTTCGGTCCTGAAGGAAGTAGGGTGATTAAGGAGGTTAAAGCGGTAGATGCGAATAGCGTCCAGTTTACACTAAACAAGCCGCAGGCGCCGTTTTTACAAAATATCGCTATGCCATCCTTTAGTATTTCAAGTCCCAAGGCTATTCAGGAGAAAAAGGCTGATTTCAAAAGTAATCCGGTCGGCACGGGGCCTTTTGTATTTAAGGAATGGAAACGGAACGATACCATCACGCTGGAGAAGAATCCAAACTATTGGAAAGAGGGGCAGCCGAAGCTGGCTAAGATCATTGTTCGTTCCATACCCGACAATACCGCACGATTTAATGCTCTGCAAAACGGGGAAATTGACCTGATGGAGGATTTGAACCCGGATGATGCAAAGCAGTTAGACGGCAATAGCGATTTGGTGAAAATTGAACGTCCCTCCTTTAATGTGGCGTACATTGGCTTTAATTTAAAGAAAAAAACATTCAATAATCCCAAGGTGCGGCAGGCACTGAATCACGCAGTGAACAAGCAGGCTATTATTGATGCATTGTTTGCAGGGCAGGCCAAGCCTGCGGTCAATCCGATGCCACCTACGTTATGGGGGTACAACGATAGTATTCAGGACTACGCCTATGATCTGGATAAGGCTAAATCTTTGCTGGCGGAAGCGGGCTTTCCTAACGGGCTCCCCGAGCCTTTAACCTTCTATGCAATGCCCGTATCTCGTCCTTATATGCCTGACGGCAAAAAGGTGGCAGAGGCCATTCAAGCCGATTTTGAAAAAATAGGCGTCAAAGTAAACATCCAATCCCCGGAATGGGCTACGTATCTGGATGATCTTAAGGCGGGGAAAAAGGATGATCTGTACATGCTGGGTTGGAACGGGGACAATGGCGACCCGGATAATTTCCTTTACACATTGCTGGACAAGGATACGATCCCAGGCAATAACCGTAGTTTTTATGTGAATGAGGAACTCCACAAAATATTGGTGAAGGCGCAGGTTGAGGTCGATCAGGACAAGCGTGCGGAAATGTATAAAGAAGCACAAGTGATTATTAAACAGGATGCGCCGTGGATTCCATTGGTTCACAGCACACCGCTGATGGCAGGTAAAGCGAATCTCAAGGGTTTTGTACCTTCTCCGGCAGGTATTGAAGCGTACGGAAATATTTATTTTGAATAG